The DNA segment AAGTGAAACATTCGAACCCTTGCTGTTGGAAACTTTTAGGAAGGATGACAAAGTCTGTGGACTGATCTTGCTGTTTTGGACTGAATCAATTGAAATCAGGTGAAATGCTTTCAATGCTAAGATTATTAATATAAGAATGTTGACTGTAGAGTATAACTTATCTGTTATGATAATGAGAGGAATAGGAGCTGAGGGAATGTATAGGAGAGTGTATTGTATAAGTAGGATATGAGCTGTTATGGGCAGTTGTAAATGGAGGGAAATGACTGAAGGTTGTTAAGAAATCAAACTTAGTTGAGAGTCTATAAATAGAAATGTAATGGAAGAAAGGAAAGAGTTATGATCAGTAAAGAAAATAATATTCTTCCCTCATCTATTCTCTCTATCTATTTCTCATCCCTATTTTTTCTATTATCTCAATCTCCTTTCTTTTTCATTCTTGGAGCAGAAACCCTAACTCAAGGATTATGTGACAAATTGATATCAGAGCCCTGATCTGAGCTGGGTTTACTTCCAATATTATCTGTTGGAGTCACAACTCTAAGTAGATCCATGGGAGTCTTCCAAAATTTCAGAATTCCAGGTTTTTCTCTGctctcctctctttctcttcttcccTCTATtacttcttttcttcttccttgaaatttcttccctttcttccctctatttcttcttccttctctccTTGAAATTTCTTCCCTTTCTCACCTCTATTTCTtcgtcttcttctttctttcttgaaattcttgaatcttctttcttcttctgttACTTTCTTGTTCTTTCATCTATTCCCTTCTTTAATTTCTCATTTCCAGCATTTCAAGAAACAAGTTTCTTgaaattcttgaaatttttgttctTCCTCCACCTTTTCCTTATTTCCTCTTTCTTGAGAACTAAACTTTTCCCAAATTCCAGAACTatttgagataaaaaaaaaggGGTTTTTTTTCCCCCTCTCTTGCTGGCTACCTTATTCCTTTTCCTTCTATCAAATTCTTCTCAATCTCTCTATTTCCAATTTCTACCCTGTTAGGGTTTCTTTTCTTTATTCTTTCTTGAAATTCTTGAAATCCTTAATGCTGCCTCAACTTTTCTTCCCCTGTTCCTATAATTTTTTCTTATCTGAGAAACAAAATTTTCTGACATCCTACCCAACCTTCTACAAGATGATCATGGAAGGCCATCCTTGGGAACAGAAGTTACTTCATAGGATTATGAAAATTGTCAAAAGAGGATTAAAAAGGCAAGAAGAATTGTTGTTTCAAAAATTAGAGAAATATGAGAAGTCGTTTCAAGAGAAAAGAGACAAAGTGATGGAAGCAATTCAAGTGGTAAAGGAGAATGTTGCGGTCGAGGATCCACTTTTTGAAAATTCAAGTGAAGAACAAGATGCTTCCGACGAAACTTCCAATAAGAAAGACAAGTACACTGAGATGAAGCAAGAGCAGGATCTTATTTCTTATACGTCTAATACAAGAGAGGACTACGAGGAGGAGAAGCATGTGAATGGTGATGATATGATACTGGAGTTTGCAATGGGGAATGCAAAAGCTAAAAATGAAATTCTTGCTATAGAAATTCATGGGAATATTTTTGACAACAAGAAAGATGGAGTTACAAAAAGTGTGGGTACTGTAAGCAAGTGGCAGAATTCTACTAACCAAGATTGTGAGTGTAGCTGTTGTAATCCTGTAAGTCTCATAGAAGATGAATGGGAAATATCaagaagggaaagaaagaaagctCAGCCATCAAAGTATTGTGATTTTGAAGGAACAAGCATGAGAAATTTGgataagaaaaaggaaaaaaaaattcatttccaCATTTTGATTCTTTCTTCTAGGTTATTTTCTGCAACTAAAGTATACGTTCATTTTCTGGATATGGAGGCAATAGTTTTCCAATCAAAATAGCAAGGAAACTACTATACATGGGCATGCATTCATCTCCAAATTCAAGATTTTGGTTTTTCCTTTCAGTGTTACAGTTGTAGCTCTCATTATTCATTCTTGAGGACAAGAATGATCTCAAAAAGTGGGGAATGTTATGATAACGAGAGGAATAGGAGCTCAGGGAATGTATAGGAGAATATATTGTATAAGTAGGATATGAGCTGTTATGGGCAGTTGTAAATGGAGGGAAATAACTGAAGGTTGTTAAGAATTCAAACTTAGTTGAGAGGCTATCTATAAATAGAAATGTAATCGAAGAAGGGAAGGAGTCATGTTCAATAAAGAAAATGTTATTCTTGCCTCATTTATTCTCTCTCCCTCTTTCTCATACCTATTTCTTCTACTATCTCATCTCCTTTCTTTTTCATTCTTGGagcaaaaaccctaactcaaggaTTATGTGACATTACCTTCTTAACATAATGTCTTACCAATGTTTTTGAAAGCCCTCCCGGCTAGCATAAGGTCAATTCATTGATATGTTGATACTTGTACCTGGGCTGATCTTTTCCATATTTTGAATTGGTGAAAGAAAGCTCCTTAATGTCAATTCTTAGGTGAACTACAAAACAAACATGGAGAAGAAGATGAGTTTTGACAATGGGCAGATTACATTGGTATCCTTTCTTTTGGATTTTTGATATTGTTACTTGTTAGGTACTCTTGATGATTCATTAAATGGTTTGTTTCTAATGTTGAGGATTCAGTAGGGAAATGGGTGTGAGTTGGCCTTCGTCTTACTACTGTCTGGTGAAAATGGTTTCAGGTACCTTAATCTATCTTTATCCAATGATATGACGAAATCACTAGCCCAAGTTCAAAAGTTTAACAGAACAATATTTTTTTCTAGGATTCCAGAGTCTCTTCCTTGTCTTCATGATAAGGTCCTTGCTGCTGCTGCAGATGAACCCATCAGTTTTCTCTTCCAATCAGAAGAAGAATTGGAGCTAGTGGTCACCCTTTGTTTGAAAACTAAACTACTGTGTATTTTATCGTGTCTATCCAAAAAAAACTAACCAAAAGTATTGGTATTGCAATTATATTTGCTTTTATCAGAGAATCAGCAGGCGTACTGCAGAGCTGCAAAATGGAGCTGAAGACTTCGCATCATTGGCAAATGAATTTTTTAAGGTAACGGAGAATCTAAAACTGTGCAAGTACGAAAAGGGGAAAATCTGGTTTGGTTAGCAATTTAGCATGTGCTTCATGTGGTCGCACCCTTTATTATTTAGGAGTGAATTTTCAATTTTCGTCATCTATGATGTGAAGCAAATGTTGTcaccattttttttattatttttttatttttaaagtacAGCTGCTTtcagcattttttttttcatttactgTTATGGAACAAAAGGAAAGAGTAGTAAATTTTCTTTGTGGAGTACTTCCCTTTGTTAAATATGATACGAAATGGAGGATTTCAAATTTGATCGATTAATGGTGTTAATCCAGCCTATATATAACAAATCAATATCCCAAAAGTAgtgataaaattgaaaattatttcCATTTTCCTGAATGCTGTAAAGTTGTTACTAACAATGCTGTGTATTTTTAGCCATATATTATGCTTCTGCTGAATAACATTTTAAGAGCAATGATAGAAGACAGTGTTAAATGCAAAACATGAAATAGAGAGAAACAGTGACAACTAGTCTTCAGAAGACCTGTAAGTCAGCTATCACAATTTAATGCCTGCCTTGAGAAAGAATGGATGTAGAACTGCAGAAGTTAGGAACAGGTGAAGAGGCAATATCTTCTCCATCATTAAAATAGCTGCTTAGTGCATCACGCATCTAGAAGTGTAAATCACATCGACTTCTCAGAGGCTAGGCACTTTCTTCGCCATGAATAATTCTTGTCCCTCAACTCAATTTCACCAGGGAGCCTGTTTTCTGTCGGCTTGGAGAAAACCTACAATGTTCAGGGAGAAACAATAATGAGGATATGCAATTATGGAACTTTATATGGTTTAATTTCACTAttgttattgaaattattattgaatttcaGGATGATCACTGAATTTCAATTTATATCAACTTTGTTTCAATTAAGTTGCCATAACTAAAACTAAAATTCAATTATCATATTGAAATCCAACAAACGAGTTCAATAAGCATAGGGGAAATTAAACCAGCACACATATATAAACATGCATCACTACAAGTTATCCAAACAAGCAAACACCATCAGTCTTTCTTCCCAAGGTCTAAAGTTGCAGTTCCGTCTCTGAAGGGCAAAGGACTTTGCTCTCAAGTGAAAGGCAACATGAGGCATAACAAAAACAGAGAATCTTACAAATTCACCATTGCAATATACTTCAAAAGCAGCAGAACTCTGGAAGAAAGGTTGATGAAGTTTCCAAAAACCAAGTGCTGGCAATACTTTCAAATCTATTTACGCGTAAAAATTAGTACCAAGATCGTGCTACTGCAAATCCTAACCTTGAGAAAATCTGTTCACCAGCCATTA comes from the Hevea brasiliensis isolate MT/VB/25A 57/8 chromosome 5, ASM3005281v1, whole genome shotgun sequence genome and includes:
- the LOC131179907 gene encoding uncharacterized protein LOC131179907 isoform X1; translated protein: MLPQLFFPCSYNFFLSEKQNFLTSYPTFYKMIMEGHPWEQKLLHRIMKIVKRGLKRQEELLFQKLEKYEKSFQEKRDKVMEAIQVVKENVAVEDPLFENSSEEQDASDETSNKKDKYTEMKQEQDLISYTSNTREDYEEEKHVNGDDMILEFAMGNAKAKNEILAIEIHGNIFDNKKDGVTKSVGTVSKWQNSTNQDCECSCCNPVSLIEDEWEISRRERKKAQPSKYCDFEGTSMRNLDKKKEKKIHFHILILSSRLFSATKVYVHFLDMEAIVFQSK
- the LOC131179907 gene encoding uncharacterized protein LOC131179907 isoform X2, which codes for MIMEGHPWEQKLLHRIMKIVKRGLKRQEELLFQKLEKYEKSFQEKRDKVMEAIQVVKENVAVEDPLFENSSEEQDASDETSNKKDKYTEMKQEQDLISYTSNTREDYEEEKHVNGDDMILEFAMGNAKAKNEILAIEIHGNIFDNKKDGVTKSVGTVSKWQNSTNQDCECSCCNPVSLIEDEWEISRRERKKAQPSKYCDFEGTSMRNLDKKKEKKIHFHILILSSRLFSATKVYVHFLDMEAIVFQSK